A genomic region of Gossypium hirsutum isolate 1008001.06 chromosome D01, Gossypium_hirsutum_v2.1, whole genome shotgun sequence contains the following coding sequences:
- the LOC107916713 gene encoding E3 ubiquitin-protein ligase RMA3 — translation MAMEPNFFEQESHFESDRDISLKNKWNPISEPTKDLEKDSSCFDCSICFESAQEPVVTLCGHLYCWPCIYKWLNVQTSSLDTDPRQKNCPVCKASISSGSLVPLYGHGTSSHSQPKNPHSDLNIPQRPPPSTSNMTAPSSHLNQQLHENFFHSQSQAFHNQQYFPPYGGYATLASSDLSGIPMTNFFHPMIGTLGEMVYARIFGSSNTSMFAYPNQASYPLIRNNNLRMRRQEIQVDKSLSRVSMFLFCCIILCLLLF, via the coding sequence ATGGCTATGGAACCAAACTTCTTTGAACAAGAATCACATTTCGAGTCTGATAGAGATATTTCACTCAAGAACAAATGGAATCCAATATCAGAACCAACAAAAGACCTAGAAAAAGATTCCAGCTGCTTCGATTGCAGCATTTGCTTCGAGTCAGCACAAGAGCCAGTAGTCACCCTCTGTGGTCACTTGTATTGCTGGCCTTGCATTTACAAGTGGCTTAATGTCCAAACTTCTTCCCTCGATACAGACCCGCGACAGAAGAACTGCCCCGTGTGCAAGGCAAGCATCTCTTCCGGTTCATTGGTTCCCCTCTACGGTCACGGCACATCTTCACATTCTCAACCCAAGAATCCACATTCAGATCTGAACATTCCCCAAAGACCACCTCCTTCTACATCGAACATGACCGCCCCTTCTTCGCATCTAAATCAACAGCTTCACGAAAACTTTTTCCATTCTCAGTCTCAAGCATTTCATAACCAGCAGTACTTCCCACCTTATGGAGGATATGCAACCTTGGCATCATCCGATCTTAGTGGTATACCGATGACGAATTTCTTCCATCCGATGATCGGAACTTTGGGAGAAATGGTGTATGCTAGAATATTTGGGAGCTCAAACACAAGTATGTTTGCTTACCCTAACCAAGCTTCTTACCCATTAATCAGGAATAACAATCTTAGGATGAGAAGGCAGGAAATTCAGGTTGACAAATCTCTTAGTAGAGTATCCATGTTTCTTTTCTGTTGCATCATTCTTTGTCTTCTCTTGTTTTGA